Proteins encoded in a region of the Candidatus Afararchaeum irisae genome:
- a CDS encoding protoglobin domain-containing protein: protein MSGDGDSESGGRSNNRQFDKDWLYDEMGFDEDLLSMRKRYIDFDDEDEKRVMRMTPVFERIQDDLADEFYDKLLVYNETADVISDTDVTVDQLKETQKRYLLSLGNYGYEPGDGAGYGESYAKSRLAIGHMHVLIGLTPPWYIGAYSVYHDMILEELFEDTYDKMRRHHDIDEEAFDELDELREDILAYLRLVNFDMQLAIDTYLHRMVAQSSGNARHETTDKGSSIVERISGMFG from the coding sequence GGTCTAATAACAGACAGTTTGACAAGGACTGGCTCTATGACGAGATGGGGTTCGACGAGGATCTCCTCAGCATGCGTAAGAGGTATATCGACTTCGACGACGAGGACGAGAAACGCGTCATGAGGATGACGCCCGTCTTCGAACGTATACAGGACGATCTAGCAGACGAGTTCTACGACAAGCTCTTAGTCTACAACGAGACTGCCGACGTCATATCCGACACAGACGTCACCGTAGACCAGCTAAAGGAGACACAGAAGAGGTATCTCCTCAGCCTCGGAAACTACGGATACGAGCCCGGCGACGGTGCTGGGTACGGCGAGTCGTACGCCAAGAGCCGTCTTGCTATAGGACATATGCACGTTCTCATAGGACTCACGCCGCCGTGGTACATAGGTGCCTACTCGGTCTACCACGACATGATCCTTGAGGAGCTGTTCGAGGACACCTACGACAAGATGAGACGCCACCATGACATAGACGAGGAGGCGTTCGACGAACTCGACGAGCTCAGGGAGGATATACTCGCTTACCTGCGTCTCGTCAACTTCGACATGCAGCTTGCGATAGACACGTATCTCCACAGGATGGTTGCCCAGTCGTCGGGGAACGCCAGACACGAGACTACCGATAAGGGTTCGAGCATAGTCGAACGTATATCCGGAATGTTCGGGTGA
- the minD gene encoding cell division ATPase MinD, whose product MTKVFTIASGKGGTGKTTTTVNLGTSLAKLGKETTVLDADIGMANLGLVLGHEEEPVTLHQVLSGEANVSNAVYESYEGLNVVPAGLSLEGFEKADSDRLEEALSYITNKTEYLLIDAPAGLSKESLIPLSVADEVILVVNPEISSMADATKTNIMAEKLGTDVAGAVLTRTSNEESEMNVERIEEILEVEVLERVPEDPEVRKSAIYKRPVVVHSPNSPASRAYKRLASRLSGEEFEEEIHEEEDEEGFVSRMAKTLFG is encoded by the coding sequence ATGACGAAGGTATTCACCATAGCCTCCGGAAAGGGAGGAACCGGAAAGACTACGACGACGGTCAACCTCGGCACGTCCCTCGCAAAGCTCGGAAAGGAGACGACTGTACTCGACGCCGACATAGGCATGGCAAATCTGGGTCTCGTACTCGGACACGAGGAAGAGCCCGTGACGCTCCACCAGGTACTCTCGGGAGAGGCAAACGTCAGCAACGCTGTCTACGAGAGCTACGAGGGTCTCAACGTCGTGCCAGCCGGACTCTCGCTTGAGGGATTCGAGAAAGCCGACTCCGACCGTCTTGAGGAGGCGTTGAGTTACATAACCAACAAGACCGAGTATCTCCTCATAGACGCTCCGGCGGGTCTGAGCAAGGAGAGCCTTATCCCTCTCTCGGTAGCCGACGAGGTCATACTCGTCGTCAACCCCGAGATATCCAGCATGGCTGACGCGACGAAGACCAACATAATGGCTGAGAAGCTCGGAACCGACGTCGCGGGTGCCGTACTCACGAGAACGAGCAACGAGGAGAGTGAGATGAACGTCGAGAGGATAGAGGAGATACTCGAAGTCGAGGTTCTCGAACGCGTCCCTGAGGATCCCGAGGTAAGGAAGTCGGCGATATACAAACGTCCCGTGGTTGTACATTCTCCCAACTCACCCGCTTCGAGGGCGTACAAGAGACTCGCCTCACGTCTCTCGGGGGAGGAGTTCGAGGAGGAGATACACGAGGAGGAGGACGAAGAGGGATTCGTCTCAAGAATGGCAAAGACGTTATTCGGGTGA
- a CDS encoding ATPase, T2SS/T4P/T4SS family, whose translation MDGKGDKNRDGEEDDDGGRDIDSQTSDGNRDDEPDLGSGSQTDENGSDEDEDTSAFGVDETDPTDLIPDDIDDKVEERMGISRDEPDEADDQVDTETDSSVNRRDVLNSADVGMDVDPDSLDEVDEMDVVVQDEDNDEEPQLMSDMPTDVKNESIEPEKMLDDVREFFASEEMSDAFSEEEISSLLNAAKSNIAEFEGLEGYEEYERYWVNKPYAYISILYNDDENDFRYHISEPELDAFERTVREDIKQRLRDVLMHEETDRSEDKEEVIERRTRKIIDTYGIDIDDDSLSKILYYLKRDYIHDGKIDPIMRDPNIEDISCDGVGVPVFVYHRDYRDLMTNVEYEKDELDSFVIKLAQRSGKHISVANPMVDASMPDGSRIQLTLGDEITSHGSTFTIRKFNEVPFTPIDLLNWDTFSLEEMAYLWICIENNKSLIFAGGTASGKTTSMNAVSLFIPPKSKVVSIEDTREITLPHTNWIPSVTRESFSEEGAGEINMYELLRAALRQRPEYLIVGEVRGEEALTLFQAMSTGHTTYSTMHADSVDAAIHRLENPPISVPRSMLKALDIVSIQAQTFVGGKRVRRNMKLVEIIGIDPKTQNIRTNDIFQWDAETDSFMRTGKSSALEEIKRSRGWSDEELEHQIDMRREVLEYLVDNDITDYREVSRTIQTFMTDPEKIIERIREGELDVESLEERASVDV comes from the coding sequence TTGGACGGAAAGGGCGATAAGAACAGGGACGGTGAGGAGGACGACGACGGAGGCAGAGACATCGACAGTCAAACCAGCGACGGTAACCGGGACGACGAACCCGACCTCGGCTCAGGCTCACAGACTGACGAGAACGGCTCTGATGAGGACGAGGACACGTCTGCTTTCGGGGTCGACGAGACTGATCCGACCGACCTAATACCCGACGACATAGACGATAAGGTCGAGGAGAGAATGGGAATCAGCCGTGACGAGCCCGACGAAGCGGATGACCAAGTAGACACAGAGACAGACTCCTCTGTAAACAGACGTGATGTACTCAACTCAGCCGACGTCGGCATGGATGTCGACCCAGACAGCCTCGATGAGGTAGACGAGATGGATGTGGTGGTTCAAGACGAGGACAATGACGAGGAGCCTCAGCTGATGAGCGACATGCCGACTGACGTCAAGAACGAGAGTATCGAGCCCGAGAAGATGCTCGACGACGTCAGGGAGTTCTTCGCGTCTGAGGAGATGTCAGACGCCTTCTCGGAGGAGGAGATATCCTCGTTACTCAACGCTGCCAAGAGCAATATAGCCGAGTTCGAGGGTCTCGAGGGATACGAGGAGTACGAGAGATACTGGGTCAACAAACCCTACGCTTACATCTCCATACTCTACAACGACGACGAGAACGACTTCCGTTACCATATCTCCGAGCCCGAGCTCGACGCCTTCGAGAGGACTGTACGTGAGGACATAAAACAGCGTCTCCGTGACGTCCTGATGCACGAGGAGACCGACAGGTCGGAGGACAAGGAAGAGGTAATCGAGAGGAGAACTAGAAAGATAATAGACACGTACGGGATCGACATCGACGACGACTCACTCTCTAAGATACTATACTACCTCAAACGTGACTACATACACGACGGCAAGATAGATCCCATAATGCGTGACCCCAACATAGAGGACATATCGTGTGACGGCGTCGGTGTACCCGTCTTCGTCTACCACCGTGACTACCGCGATCTCATGACTAACGTCGAGTACGAGAAAGACGAGCTCGACTCCTTCGTTATAAAGCTCGCCCAGAGGAGCGGAAAACACATCTCGGTCGCGAATCCGATGGTAGACGCGAGCATGCCCGACGGATCACGTATACAGCTTACACTCGGGGACGAGATAACCTCACACGGCTCGACGTTCACTATACGTAAGTTCAACGAGGTACCTTTCACTCCTATAGACCTTCTCAACTGGGACACCTTCTCTCTCGAAGAGATGGCGTATCTCTGGATCTGTATCGAGAACAACAAGTCGCTGATATTCGCGGGAGGTACTGCGAGTGGTAAGACGACGAGCATGAACGCCGTCTCTCTCTTCATACCTCCTAAGAGCAAGGTCGTCTCGATAGAGGACACACGTGAGATCACGCTTCCCCACACCAACTGGATTCCGAGCGTCACGAGGGAGTCGTTCTCGGAGGAGGGTGCGGGAGAGATAAACATGTACGAGCTTCTCCGCGCCGCTCTGAGACAGCGTCCCGAGTACCTCATAGTCGGAGAGGTACGTGGTGAGGAGGCTCTCACGCTCTTCCAGGCTATGTCTACGGGACACACGACCTACTCGACTATGCACGCCGACTCGGTCGACGCCGCCATACACCGTCTCGAAAATCCGCCCATAAGCGTGCCGCGTTCGATGCTCAAGGCACTTGACATAGTCTCTATACAGGCTCAGACCTTCGTGGGTGGTAAGAGGGTCAGACGTAACATGAAGCTCGTCGAGATAATAGGTATAGACCCCAAGACACAGAATATACGTACGAACGACATATTCCAGTGGGACGCCGAGACCGACTCGTTTATGAGAACAGGAAAGTCGTCGGCTCTCGAGGAGATAAAACGTTCGAGGGGATGGAGCGACGAGGAGCTCGAACACCAGATCGACATGAGACGTGAGGTTCTCGAGTACCTCGTCGACAACGACATAACCGACTACCGCGAGGTCTCACGTACTATACAGACCTTCATGACCGACCCGGAGAAGATAATAGAAAGAATACGCGAGGGCGAGCTAGACGTCGAGTCTCTCGAGGAGAGAGCCTCTGTCGACGTCTGA
- a CDS encoding type II secretion system F family protein yields MSQSQDTPEDDYSTESPELSQPVGKDTGIRLSPSKAIDRIAYRIFGTYFKQREDKYASTRKKLQQARMGEVGYDMYLSRVVFYSLVIGLLGAGVGILITYLLFTLGVFSEYTLGVTVPPSVATFIENNKILLSGVLLTVLISGFVSVVTGATLYYVPHFYAGERKRSINTTLPHAVTFMYALSRGGMNIVEVIEAIANADDAYGEVSNEFKMILNDMEYFGSDLRLALRNASETTPSDSMEDFLDDLLGIVDSGGDITPFLLQKSEQYLERARQEQKGFLDTLALIAESYVTAFVAGPLFIIIITVIMSVLGGASLTQIYAIVYLVIPVGSLGFAFIIDILSTGGEQSSKTLKTEIEEFDVENWADIETEDGGKLSDDPRYKSLRRAKKMENIKSLLRNPFASVKEEPLLSLVVTVPVAAALFAGFVFAGVSTATVSAFKSRPIWNTATLFVIPAMTLTVPVSFFHELKMRRRRKVLRELPDTLKKLAGANETGMTLTESLRMVYETSTGVLANEIEMVYTEIEWDADLNDSFIRFANRMKIPRLSRTIKLITKANESSGDIGDVLEVAARDVESAYKLDRERFQNMIIYVVIIIISFLVFLFVVVILENTFLTNIAESTSGAEGLSQAGGGALSFEEIPLDTYRMVLFHSAIIQAFSSGLLAGRMGENSMYSGLKYSIILTLIALGVFIFL; encoded by the coding sequence ATGTCACAGTCACAGGACACACCAGAAGACGACTACTCGACTGAGAGCCCTGAGCTAAGTCAGCCGGTGGGTAAGGACACCGGCATACGTCTCAGTCCCTCGAAAGCCATAGACAGGATAGCCTACCGTATATTCGGAACCTACTTCAAGCAGAGGGAGGACAAGTACGCTTCGACGCGTAAGAAGCTCCAGCAGGCACGTATGGGGGAGGTAGGCTACGACATGTATCTCTCACGCGTAGTCTTCTACTCACTCGTAATAGGACTTCTCGGAGCCGGAGTGGGTATACTCATAACTTATCTCCTGTTTACACTCGGAGTGTTCTCGGAGTACACTCTCGGTGTAACAGTCCCTCCGTCGGTAGCGACATTCATAGAGAACAACAAGATTCTCCTCTCGGGCGTACTTCTGACGGTACTCATATCGGGGTTCGTGAGCGTGGTAACAGGGGCGACTCTCTATTATGTCCCACATTTCTACGCCGGCGAACGTAAGAGGTCTATCAACACGACACTTCCCCACGCTGTCACATTCATGTACGCGCTGTCGCGCGGAGGAATGAATATAGTCGAGGTCATAGAGGCTATCGCAAACGCCGACGACGCCTACGGAGAGGTCTCGAACGAGTTCAAGATGATACTCAACGACATGGAGTACTTCGGGAGCGACCTCCGTCTCGCGCTCCGTAACGCGAGCGAGACCACGCCGAGCGACAGCATGGAGGACTTCCTCGACGACCTCCTCGGCATAGTCGACTCGGGAGGTGACATAACCCCTTTCCTACTCCAGAAGAGTGAACAGTACCTCGAACGCGCGAGACAGGAACAGAAGGGATTCCTCGACACACTCGCACTCATAGCCGAGTCGTATGTCACCGCTTTCGTAGCAGGTCCCCTCTTCATCATAATCATCACAGTCATTATGAGTGTCCTCGGCGGAGCGAGTCTGACACAGATATACGCCATAGTCTATCTCGTTATACCCGTCGGAAGCCTCGGCTTCGCCTTCATAATCGACATACTCTCGACGGGGGGAGAACAGTCGAGCAAGACACTCAAGACAGAGATCGAGGAGTTCGACGTCGAGAACTGGGCGGATATAGAGACCGAAGACGGCGGGAAGCTCTCTGACGACCCTCGGTACAAGTCGTTACGGAGGGCTAAGAAGATGGAGAACATAAAGAGCCTCCTCAGGAATCCGTTTGCTTCGGTAAAGGAGGAGCCACTTCTGAGTCTCGTCGTCACGGTGCCTGTTGCGGCTGCGCTGTTTGCGGGCTTCGTATTCGCGGGGGTCTCGACAGCTACCGTCTCGGCTTTCAAGAGCCGTCCTATCTGGAACACTGCTACTCTCTTCGTGATTCCGGCTATGACACTCACAGTTCCTGTCTCTTTCTTCCACGAGCTCAAGATGAGACGCAGGAGGAAGGTTCTGAGGGAGCTCCCCGACACCCTCAAGAAGCTCGCCGGCGCGAACGAGACGGGAATGACCCTCACCGAGAGCCTCCGGATGGTCTATGAGACGTCTACGGGGGTACTCGCGAACGAGATAGAGATGGTCTATACCGAGATAGAGTGGGACGCCGACCTCAACGACTCGTTCATACGGTTCGCTAACAGGATGAAGATACCCCGTCTTTCGAGGACTATAAAGCTCATCACGAAGGCTAACGAGTCGAGCGGTGACATAGGCGACGTCCTAGAAGTCGCGGCGAGGGACGTAGAGAGTGCCTACAAGCTCGACCGCGAGCGTTTCCAGAACATGATAATCTATGTCGTCATAATCATCATAAGCTTCCTAGTCTTCCTCTTCGTCGTCGTAATACTCGAAAACACATTCCTTACCAACATAGCTGAGTCGACGTCGGGAGCCGAGGGACTCAGCCAGGCGGGCGGCGGAGCTCTGAGCTTCGAGGAGATACCTCTCGACACTTACCGTATGGTGCTTTTCCACTCGGCTATCATACAGGCGTTTTCGAGCGGTCTTCTCGCGGGACGTATGGGAGAAAACAGCATGTACAGCGGACTCAAATATAGCATAATACTAACACTAATTGCTCTGGGCGTCTTTATATTCCTATAA
- a CDS encoding FAD-dependent oxidoreductase, translating to MADTDSSEVRDVVIAGSGMAGSTAAIYAARADLNPLVLEGDEPGGQLTLTTDVENFPGFPEGVGGFELVDNCKEQASKFGAEYRSSSVVDVDLDERPYTVELDDGDVVETRSFVVASGASARWVGAENEDEMMGHGLSTCATCDAAFHRDDVVLVVGGGDSAMEEALFLTKFAKEVDIVHRRDELRASEIMKERAIDNDDIHFLWNTELVEIEGSPDEGVTGAKLVKHPDGYPKEKYEKGNDEVEEIDFDCQGIFYAIGHTPNTDYLEGTDVELDDDGYVESLEGNTSETNVEGVFVAGDVSDRKYQQAITAAGMGCMAAMDAEEYIEEIEDEERREAETTAD from the coding sequence ATGGCAGACACAGACTCTTCGGAAGTACGTGACGTAGTCATAGCGGGATCGGGAATGGCGGGATCGACAGCCGCGATATACGCCGCACGCGCCGACCTCAACCCTCTCGTCTTAGAGGGCGACGAGCCCGGCGGTCAGCTTACTCTCACGACCGACGTCGAGAACTTCCCCGGCTTTCCCGAGGGGGTCGGAGGCTTCGAACTCGTCGACAACTGTAAGGAACAGGCGTCTAAGTTCGGCGCGGAGTACAGGTCGTCGTCTGTCGTAGACGTCGACCTCGACGAGAGACCCTACACAGTTGAACTCGACGACGGCGACGTCGTGGAGACGCGTTCTTTCGTGGTCGCCTCGGGCGCGAGCGCGAGATGGGTAGGTGCGGAGAACGAGGACGAGATGATGGGACACGGGCTCTCGACGTGTGCGACGTGTGACGCCGCCTTCCACAGGGACGACGTCGTCCTCGTCGTGGGAGGAGGCGACTCGGCGATGGAGGAGGCTCTCTTCCTCACGAAGTTCGCGAAGGAGGTCGATATCGTCCACAGACGTGACGAACTACGTGCCTCGGAGATAATGAAGGAGAGGGCGATCGACAACGACGATATACATTTCCTCTGGAACACCGAACTCGTCGAGATAGAGGGAAGTCCTGACGAGGGCGTCACCGGAGCGAAGCTAGTGAAACACCCCGACGGCTACCCGAAGGAGAAGTACGAGAAGGGCAACGACGAGGTCGAGGAGATAGACTTCGACTGCCAGGGCATATTCTACGCTATAGGACACACTCCCAACACCGACTATCTCGAAGGAACAGACGTCGAGCTAGACGACGACGGCTACGTCGAGTCGCTCGAAGGCAATACGTCGGAGACGAACGTAGAGGGTGTCTTCGTCGCAGGAGACGTCTCCGACCGCAAGTACCAGCAGGCTATAACCGCCGCCGGAATGGGATGTATGGCGGCGATGGACGCCGAGGAGTACATAGAGGAGATAGAGGACGAGGAAAGAAGAGAAGCAGAGACCACCGCTGACTGA
- the trxA gene encoding thioredoxin, with product MSQHEDSKSSQDEKEKIREKKMKEMMGEGSDETAETETPDEPVHVHSAAELNDLVTTHDVVFVDFYADWCGPCQMLEPVVESLAASTDAAVAKVDIDEQQELAMKYRVQSVPTMYLFSGGEPVEQVMGVQQESQLRSLIQQYS from the coding sequence ATGAGCCAGCACGAAGACTCAAAAAGTTCTCAGGATGAGAAAGAGAAGATCCGTGAGAAGAAGATGAAGGAGATGATGGGCGAAGGCTCCGACGAGACCGCCGAGACCGAGACACCCGACGAGCCCGTACACGTACACAGTGCCGCCGAGCTCAACGACCTTGTCACGACACACGACGTCGTATTCGTCGACTTCTACGCCGACTGGTGTGGACCGTGCCAGATGCTCGAACCCGTAGTCGAGTCGCTAGCCGCCTCGACAGACGCCGCAGTCGCGAAGGTCGACATAGACGAACAGCAGGAGCTAGCGATGAAGTACCGCGTCCAGAGCGTCCCGACGATGTACCTCTTCTCGGGAGGCGAGCCCGTAGAACAGGTCATGGGAGTACAGCAGGAGAGCCAGCTCAGGTCGCTGATACAGCAGTACAGTTGA
- the aroC gene encoding chorismate synthase: MKGNSFGEEFEITTWGESHGEAIGVVVDGCPAGIEISEEEIQRDLDRRKPGQSDVSTSRGEADRVNILSGVFDGETQGTPISMVIWNKDSDSSKYEDFITKPRPGHADFTYEAKHGTRDWRGGGRSSARETACRVAAAGIAKKILDDKGIQIKAHVNQIGDVRAEASFEEIIENSESNDVRCADPDKADEMQDLILDYKESGDSIGGSVECYATGVPKGLGEPIYDKFESVLAKAMMSINASTAFEIGVGKRVTEMTGYELNDEWVYEDDEIVTETNNAGGVLGGITNGMPVRCEVSFRAPSSIPKEQHTVDWETGEDGVPISVTGRHDPVIPPRAVPVVEAMMALVTVDFLIRAGEVHPDRLGGRKQVGD; this comes from the coding sequence ATGAAAGGAAACAGCTTCGGCGAGGAGTTCGAGATCACGACGTGGGGTGAGTCACACGGCGAGGCGATTGGTGTCGTGGTAGACGGCTGTCCCGCGGGGATAGAGATATCTGAGGAGGAGATACAGAGAGACCTCGACAGACGGAAGCCGGGACAGAGCGACGTGTCGACTTCGAGGGGCGAGGCTGACCGTGTCAACATACTCTCGGGGGTCTTCGACGGCGAGACACAGGGAACCCCCATATCGATGGTGATATGGAACAAGGACTCCGACTCCTCGAAGTACGAGGACTTCATCACGAAGCCGCGCCCCGGACACGCCGACTTCACCTACGAGGCGAAACACGGAACGCGTGACTGGAGAGGAGGGGGACGTTCGAGCGCGCGCGAGACGGCATGCAGGGTCGCCGCCGCGGGGATAGCCAAGAAGATACTCGACGACAAGGGGATTCAGATCAAGGCACACGTCAACCAGATAGGCGACGTACGTGCGGAGGCGTCGTTTGAGGAGATCATCGAGAACTCCGAGTCAAACGACGTGAGATGTGCCGACCCCGACAAGGCTGACGAGATGCAGGATCTCATACTCGACTACAAGGAGAGCGGCGACTCGATAGGCGGGAGCGTCGAGTGTTACGCCACCGGCGTCCCCAAGGGTCTCGGCGAGCCGATCTACGACAAGTTCGAGTCGGTTCTCGCGAAGGCTATGATGAGCATAAACGCATCGACCGCCTTCGAGATAGGCGTCGGTAAACGTGTTACAGAGATGACGGGGTACGAGCTAAACGACGAGTGGGTCTACGAAGACGACGAGATAGTCACCGAGACTAACAACGCCGGAGGCGTCTTAGGCGGAATCACTAACGGAATGCCCGTGAGATGCGAGGTCTCGTTCCGGGCACCGTCTTCGATACCCAAGGAACAGCACACGGTCGACTGGGAGACGGGTGAGGACGGCGTTCCAATCTCGGTGACGGGAAGACACGATCCCGTCATACCTCCGAGAGCCGTTCCCGTCGTCGAGGCGATGATGGCACTCGTCACGGTCGACTTCCTCATACGCGCGGGCGAGGTACATCCCGACAGACTCGGCGGCAGAAAACAAGTCGGCGACTGA
- a CDS encoding HD domain-containing protein → MGTESETVDRDEFREMEEFVRSHLQDTVDTDGDRMRWYPWHSPRYRFDHIMGAFGLAEKIGREEGAKVDVVKVATLFHDVAKFEADQEDHADEGADIAEEYLDERGYSDVFIDDVRRTILDHIGDMDSDLPLESKVLIESDAIDKIGVGGATMMAMRVGYEARSHTEVPDMIDRVIERGEKTLGWLETDTGRRIARERLERAKTYRNWFEDEMRI, encoded by the coding sequence ATGGGGACGGAGTCCGAGACAGTAGACCGCGACGAGTTCCGTGAGATGGAGGAGTTCGTGAGGTCACATCTCCAGGACACCGTAGACACCGACGGCGACCGGATGAGATGGTATCCTTGGCACTCGCCGCGTTACAGGTTCGACCACATAATGGGCGCCTTCGGACTCGCAGAGAAGATAGGACGTGAGGAGGGCGCAAAGGTCGACGTAGTCAAGGTTGCGACACTCTTCCACGACGTTGCGAAGTTCGAGGCTGACCAGGAAGACCACGCCGACGAGGGTGCCGACATAGCCGAGGAGTACCTCGACGAGAGGGGATACTCCGACGTCTTCATAGACGACGTCCGACGTACCATACTCGACCACATAGGCGACATGGACTCCGACCTTCCTCTCGAGTCGAAGGTTCTGATAGAGAGCGACGCCATAGACAAGATAGGTGTCGGAGGAGCGACGATGATGGCGATGCGTGTCGGCTACGAGGCGAGGTCTCACACCGAGGTTCCCGATATGATAGACAGGGTGATCGAGAGAGGCGAGAAGACGCTCGGCTGGCTCGAAACCGACACAGGGAGACGTATAGCGCGCGAGAGGCTCGAAAGGGCGAAGACCTACAGGAACTGGTTCGAGGACGAGATGAGGATCTAG
- the pheA gene encoding prephenate dehydratase produces the protein MIATLGPEGTYSHRASLEICDDIVFYDSVHEIADSVSAGDVKGGVVPVENSIEGSVNTTLDVLADYDVYVRKEILVEIHHALISQSERFDEIASHPQALAQCRSFLEAEYPDVHLRSVSSTAKGVEEARENPDVAAVAHPDLASNGLEVVAEEIQDVAANVTRFFYLTTERYDEGDKTTVVVYPGNDRPGLLYDILGVFEERGVNLTRIESRPSKRELGDYVFHIDYEGGYDEEILEGLGDKVDWIKYLGSYDTVRVSG, from the coding sequence ATGATAGCGACTCTGGGTCCCGAGGGTACCTACTCCCACCGTGCGTCGCTCGAAATCTGTGACGACATAGTCTTCTACGACAGCGTACACGAGATAGCTGACTCGGTCTCCGCCGGGGACGTCAAAGGAGGTGTCGTACCTGTCGAGAACTCGATAGAGGGAAGCGTCAACACTACTCTCGACGTACTCGCCGACTACGACGTCTACGTCCGCAAGGAGATACTCGTAGAGATCCATCACGCCCTCATCTCACAGTCGGAGAGGTTCGACGAGATAGCGAGCCATCCACAGGCTCTCGCACAGTGCCGTTCGTTCTTAGAGGCGGAGTACCCAGACGTCCATCTGAGGTCGGTGAGTAGCACTGCGAAGGGGGTCGAGGAGGCGCGTGAGAACCCCGACGTCGCCGCAGTAGCACATCCCGACCTCGCTTCCAATGGGTTAGAGGTCGTAGCCGAGGAGATACAGGACGTCGCCGCGAACGTCACGAGGTTCTTCTATCTCACGACCGAGAGGTACGACGAGGGCGACAAGACTACGGTAGTCGTCTACCCCGGAAACGACAGACCCGGGCTCCTCTACGACATACTCGGCGTCTTCGAGGAACGCGGTGTCAACCTCACACGTATAGAGTCACGTCCCTCGAAACGCGAGCTCGGTGACTACGTCTTCCATATCGACTACGAGGGAGGCTACGACGAGGAGATACTTGAGGGTCTCGGCGACAAAGTTGACTGGATAAAGTACCTCGGAAGCTACGACACTGTGAGAGTCTCGGGGTAG